In Streptomyces qaidamensis, one DNA window encodes the following:
- a CDS encoding MerR family transcriptional regulator, producing MSTSHELLWSIGELAERADATVKTVRFYSDQGLLPEAARSSGGHRRYGPQALERLQLIRSLRALDLPLPEIRRILDDEEAADHVLEDALDSRLRGLGSELKTLRWREAALQLVRDCPPAQRAGRLRLLSALRTPPSTAPLARFWRAWLPPRMPRPATAAFLEAAVPQPPDEPHPTQVLAFARLHAMTTAPCPDGRQPQPEVHRAAGADGAVLLYAGLAEAFELAAPHLRRAHDPHPGEALDAYVAAYASAFRSRDTHEFRRSLAARLSAEARLNQYWELAAVVLTPPGSSPRPTPGSADDWLRAALQLDNARTA from the coding sequence CTGTCGACGTCACACGAGCTGTTGTGGAGCATCGGGGAACTCGCAGAGCGCGCCGACGCCACGGTGAAGACCGTCCGCTTCTACTCCGACCAAGGCCTGCTCCCCGAAGCCGCCCGCAGCAGTGGCGGACACCGCCGCTACGGCCCCCAGGCACTGGAACGACTGCAGCTGATCCGCTCCCTGCGCGCCCTCGACCTGCCCCTGCCCGAGATACGCCGCATCCTCGACGACGAAGAGGCAGCCGACCATGTGCTGGAGGACGCCCTCGACAGCCGCCTGCGTGGGCTCGGCAGCGAGCTGAAGACCCTGCGCTGGCGGGAAGCCGCACTCCAACTGGTGCGGGACTGCCCGCCGGCTCAGCGCGCGGGCCGGCTGAGGCTGCTCAGCGCGCTGAGAACCCCGCCGAGCACCGCACCACTGGCCAGGTTCTGGCGCGCCTGGCTGCCACCACGGATGCCGCGCCCGGCAACTGCGGCATTCCTGGAGGCGGCCGTTCCCCAGCCGCCCGACGAGCCGCACCCGACCCAGGTACTCGCCTTCGCCCGGCTGCATGCGATGACGACCGCCCCCTGCCCGGACGGTCGACAGCCCCAACCGGAGGTGCACCGAGCAGCAGGTGCCGACGGCGCCGTGCTGCTGTACGCGGGCCTCGCCGAAGCATTCGAACTCGCGGCTCCACACCTGCGCCGGGCACACGACCCGCACCCGGGTGAGGCCCTCGATGCCTATGTCGCCGCGTACGCGAGTGCCTTTCGCAGCCGCGACACCCACGAGTTCCGGCGCTCTCTGGCTGCCCGGCTCTCTGCCGAGGCGCGCCTGAACCAGTACTGGGAACTCGCCGCCGTCGTTCTGACGCCGCCAGGCAGCAGTCCCCGGCCGACCCCGGGCTCAGCGGACGACTGGCTGCGCGCGGCCCTGCAACTGGACAACGCCAGAACCGCGTAA
- a CDS encoding NB-ARC domain-containing protein, giving the protein MPAHELRPAAAVDAPPGVVRLPALHASFVGRARELALLDDALTGSGAAVVHAVHGLGGVGKSTLAAHWACARREVDNPIWWITADSSGALAAGLAALAAALQPALARLPQDQLKERARQWLATHDGWLLILDNVTDPEDVQPLLAHADKGRILITSRRASGWHDTAEPIHLDTLAPDEAHTLLTRILTRDGTRAAANLHGAAELCAEVGYLPLAIEQVAAYIVQTGITPRAYLRLLADDPAHMYRKAKEGHDSERTIARIWAITLDRLTDTPPGRAPPARPGLVRPERHPARAHRHPRQ; this is encoded by the coding sequence GTGCCCGCGCACGAGCTGCGTCCAGCGGCGGCCGTGGACGCGCCTCCCGGAGTGGTGCGCCTGCCCGCCCTGCACGCCTCGTTCGTCGGACGGGCCCGCGAACTGGCTCTGCTGGACGACGCCCTGACCGGTTCCGGGGCGGCTGTGGTGCACGCCGTGCACGGTCTGGGCGGCGTCGGCAAGAGCACCCTGGCGGCTCACTGGGCCTGTGCCCGCAGGGAGGTGGACAACCCCATCTGGTGGATCACCGCCGACTCCTCGGGCGCCCTGGCCGCGGGGCTGGCGGCACTGGCTGCCGCACTCCAGCCCGCCCTCGCCCGGCTGCCCCAGGACCAGCTCAAGGAGCGGGCCCGGCAGTGGCTGGCCACCCACGACGGGTGGCTGCTCATCCTGGACAACGTCACCGATCCCGAGGACGTGCAGCCCCTGCTGGCGCACGCCGACAAGGGCCGGATCCTGATCACCAGCCGCCGCGCGTCCGGCTGGCACGACACCGCCGAGCCCATCCACCTGGACACCCTCGCCCCCGACGAGGCGCACACCCTCCTCACCCGCATCCTCACCCGTGACGGAACGCGCGCCGCGGCGAACCTGCACGGTGCCGCCGAACTGTGTGCCGAAGTCGGCTACTTGCCGCTGGCCATCGAGCAGGTAGCCGCCTACATCGTCCAGACCGGCATCACTCCGCGCGCCTACCTGCGCCTGCTCGCGGATGACCCTGCCCATATGTACCGCAAGGCGAAGGAAGGCCACGACAGCGAGCGCACCATCGCCCGGATCTGGGCCATCACCCTGGACCGCCTCACCGACACCCCCCCTGGCCGGGCACCTCCTGCGCGTCCTGGCCTGGTACGCCCCGAACGCCATCCCGCGCGCGCTCATCGGCACCCTCGGCAGTGA
- a CDS encoding tetratricopeptide repeat protein — translation MRSNLATAHQAAGNRREALVGHQHSAAECRRVLGPDHPDTLGALNNLADAQAQAGHRSRAIESYELLLTDCRRVFGTGDRRTGLVAANLAALRGH, via the coding sequence ATGCGCAGCAACCTCGCCACGGCACACCAGGCGGCGGGGAACCGGCGAGAAGCACTCGTCGGGCATCAGCACTCGGCCGCGGAGTGCCGACGCGTGCTGGGGCCTGATCACCCCGATACGCTGGGCGCCCTCAACAACCTCGCCGACGCGCAGGCCCAAGCCGGCCACAGGAGCAGGGCCATCGAGTCGTACGAGCTTCTCCTGACCGACTGCAGGCGCGTGTTCGGCACGGGCGACCGGCGGACCGGGCTGGTCGCGGCCAACCTGGCGGCCCTCCGGGGACATTGA
- a CDS encoding barstar family protein translates to MAEKTESELVVDLRGQSIETLDDFWDAVTGPCGLPEWFGRTTDAWRDTIQTRGISEVIDRYDILVVHVDKRGVFAARNREARALRSSFAGRQSRLVVHG, encoded by the coding sequence ATGGCCGAGAAGACAGAGTCGGAGCTGGTGGTCGACCTGCGGGGGCAGTCGATCGAGACGCTCGACGACTTCTGGGACGCCGTGACCGGGCCCTGCGGACTACCGGAGTGGTTCGGCCGGACTACGGATGCCTGGCGGGACACCATCCAGACACGAGGCATCTCCGAGGTCATCGACCGCTACGACATCCTGGTCGTGCACGTGGACAAGCGGGGAGTCTTCGCTGCGCGGAACCGTGAGGCACGGGCGCTGCGCAGCTCGTTCGCGGGACGACAGTCGCGACTGGTCGTGCACGGTTAG
- a CDS encoding catalase produces the protein MSQPNPIKRAADKVTEAIQGTGAGPEGGVPGKPAPESPGVAEPVEPREPLPPKPDQSGPGTMSPTGQATGAAQARMAQSGASLTNAQGTRLHDTDHSLKAGPRGPVLLQDHHLREKVMHFDHERIPERVVHARGAAAHGVFKSYGTATAVSKAAFLAAGAETPVFVRFSTVLGSRGSADTVRDTRGFATKFYTEEGVFDLVGNNMPVFFIQDAIKFPDIIHAGKPHPDREIPQAQSAHDTFWDFVTLHTEATHHTLWNMSDRGIPRSYRMMEGFGVHTFRLVAADGSTTLVKFHWKPKLGVHSLVWEEAQIAGGVDPDFHRRDLADAIEAGAYPEWELGIQTFPDTPEQTFEGIDLLDATNLVPEELAPVQPIGLLTLNRNPSNYFAETEQVAFHVGHLVPGIDITDDPLLAGRLFSYLDTQITRLAGPNFSQIPINRPHAPVNDMLRDGFHQDAVHRGVAPYRPNSLDGGCPFLAGADTGAYVETPVRVPEATKVREAPESFSDHFSQPRRFWLSMSAVEREHIIGAYTFELGKCYEQAVKKRALQVLANIDVELCARVAEGLGLPAPEPTVPPADIEPSPALSQVGQSWPTDGRLIGIVTGPDGDLDGVRAVREAVLGAGMVPLVVAPTGGKLGAGDDAVTVQRTFATARSIEFDALLVAGAPAAGGDAYGSRDAKASPTGLPGSVDPRVNLLLSEAFRHGKAIGAWAGGDTALETLGITAEAPGVVVGRDGTSVLEQLKDLMAAHRVWERFVTTV, from the coding sequence ATGAGCCAGCCCAATCCCATCAAGCGGGCGGCGGACAAGGTCACTGAAGCCATCCAGGGCACCGGCGCAGGACCGGAGGGTGGGGTTCCCGGCAAACCGGCCCCGGAATCCCCCGGTGTCGCGGAACCGGTGGAGCCGCGTGAGCCACTGCCCCCGAAACCGGACCAGAGCGGGCCCGGCACGATGTCGCCCACCGGGCAGGCGACCGGCGCGGCCCAGGCACGCATGGCCCAGTCGGGCGCCAGTCTGACGAACGCCCAGGGCACACGGCTCCACGACACCGATCACTCGCTCAAGGCGGGTCCGCGCGGGCCGGTGCTGCTGCAGGACCACCACCTGCGCGAGAAGGTCATGCACTTCGACCACGAGCGCATCCCGGAGCGCGTCGTACACGCCCGCGGCGCGGCGGCGCACGGCGTCTTCAAGAGCTACGGCACCGCGACCGCCGTATCCAAGGCGGCCTTCCTGGCGGCGGGCGCGGAGACGCCGGTGTTCGTGCGCTTTTCGACGGTGCTGGGGTCCAGGGGCTCCGCCGACACGGTGCGGGACACACGCGGGTTCGCGACGAAGTTCTACACCGAAGAGGGCGTCTTCGACCTCGTCGGCAACAACATGCCGGTCTTCTTCATCCAGGACGCCATCAAGTTCCCGGACATCATCCACGCCGGCAAGCCGCACCCGGACCGGGAGATCCCGCAGGCCCAGAGCGCGCACGACACCTTCTGGGACTTCGTCACCCTGCACACCGAGGCCACCCACCACACCCTGTGGAACATGTCCGACCGGGGCATCCCGCGCTCGTACCGGATGATGGAGGGCTTCGGCGTACACACCTTCCGCCTGGTGGCCGCCGACGGCTCCACGACGCTGGTGAAGTTCCACTGGAAGCCCAAACTCGGGGTGCACTCCCTGGTGTGGGAGGAGGCGCAGATCGCAGGGGGCGTCGACCCGGACTTCCACCGCCGCGACCTCGCCGACGCCATCGAGGCGGGCGCCTACCCGGAGTGGGAGCTGGGCATCCAGACCTTCCCCGACACCCCGGAGCAGACCTTCGAGGGCATCGACCTGCTCGACGCGACCAACCTCGTCCCCGAGGAGCTCGCCCCCGTACAGCCGATCGGGCTGCTGACGCTCAACCGCAACCCGTCGAACTACTTCGCCGAGACCGAGCAGGTCGCCTTCCACGTCGGCCACCTGGTGCCCGGCATCGACATCACCGACGACCCGCTGCTCGCCGGGCGGCTGTTCTCCTATCTGGACACCCAGATCACGCGGCTGGCGGGCCCGAACTTCTCGCAGATCCCCATCAACCGGCCGCATGCGCCGGTCAACGACATGCTGCGGGACGGCTTCCACCAGGACGCCGTGCACCGAGGCGTCGCACCGTACCGGCCCAACTCGCTCGACGGCGGCTGCCCCTTCCTGGCGGGGGCGGACACCGGGGCGTACGTCGAGACGCCGGTACGGGTGCCGGAGGCGACTAAGGTCCGGGAAGCTCCCGAGTCGTTCTCCGACCACTTCAGCCAGCCGCGCCGGTTCTGGCTGAGCATGAGCGCGGTGGAGCGGGAGCACATCATCGGCGCGTACACCTTCGAGCTGGGCAAGTGCTACGAGCAGGCCGTCAAGAAGCGGGCGCTGCAGGTGCTGGCCAACATCGACGTCGAGCTGTGCGCCCGCGTGGCCGAGGGCCTCGGCCTGCCGGCGCCCGAGCCGACCGTGCCGCCGGCCGACATCGAACCGAGCCCTGCGCTCTCCCAGGTCGGGCAGTCCTGGCCCACCGACGGCCGCCTGATCGGCATCGTCACCGGCCCGGACGGGGACCTGGACGGCGTACGGGCGGTGCGCGAGGCGGTGCTCGGCGCGGGCATGGTGCCGCTGGTCGTCGCCCCCACCGGCGGCAAGCTGGGCGCGGGCGACGACGCGGTGACCGTTCAACGGACCTTCGCGACCGCGCGGTCCATCGAGTTCGACGCGCTGCTCGTGGCCGGGGCACCCGCGGCGGGCGGCGACGCCTACGGTTCCCGCGACGCCAAGGCCTCGCCCACCGGTCTGCCGGGGTCCGTCGATCCGCGGGTGAACCTGCTGCTGTCGGAGGCGTTCCGCCACGGCAAGGCGATCGGCGCCTGGGCGGGCGGCGACACGGCGCTGGAGACGCTCGGGATCACCGCCGAGGCGCCTGGCGTGGTGGTCGGCCGGGACGGCACCTCCGTGCTGGAGCAGCTGAAGGATCTGATGGCCGCCCACCGCGTCTGGGAGCGGTTCGTCACGACCGTCTGA
- a CDS encoding ATP-binding cassette domain-containing protein has protein sequence MISATRLTVRHRRTTAVDSLDLDLGNGVHALLGPNGAGKSSLLRVLATAAAAVEGELKLLGRDPRRPAERLEIRRRLGYLPQTFGMFRGFTVRECVSYAAWLKDMPNRGAADAVERAVDQVGLTSRMDAKYRTLSGGMRRRVGIAQALVNNPRLLLLDEPTTGLDPAERDRFHALLRQLGATTTVVLATHLMEDVHACCDSAIVLCASRKVFLGSPQALEEAGGYAGIVASNAQPGNDP, from the coding sequence GTGATCAGCGCCACCCGACTGACCGTCCGGCACCGCCGCACCACCGCTGTGGACAGCCTCGATCTGGACCTGGGGAACGGTGTCCACGCCCTGCTCGGCCCCAACGGTGCCGGTAAGAGCTCCCTGTTGCGCGTCCTCGCGACGGCCGCAGCAGCGGTGGAAGGGGAGCTGAAGCTGCTGGGACGCGATCCGCGGCGCCCCGCCGAACGCCTGGAGATCCGCCGCCGGCTCGGCTACCTGCCCCAGACGTTCGGGATGTTCCGGGGCTTCACGGTGCGGGAGTGCGTCAGCTATGCCGCCTGGCTGAAGGACATGCCGAACCGTGGTGCCGCCGACGCGGTGGAACGCGCCGTGGACCAGGTCGGCTTGACCTCACGGATGGACGCCAAGTACCGCACCCTCTCCGGCGGAATGCGACGCCGGGTCGGCATCGCCCAAGCCCTCGTCAACAACCCTCGACTGCTTCTGCTCGACGAACCCACCACCGGCCTCGACCCGGCCGAGCGGGACCGCTTCCACGCCCTGCTCCGGCAACTGGGCGCCACCACGACCGTGGTCCTGGCGACCCACCTCATGGAGGACGTGCACGCCTGCTGCGACAGCGCGATCGTCCTCTGCGCGTCCCGCAAGGTCTTCCTCGGATCCCCGCAGGCCCTGGAAGAGGCAGGCGGCTACGCAGGAATCGTCGCGAGCAACGCCCAACCCGGGAATGACCCTTGA
- a CDS encoding serine/threonine-protein kinase: MGLREVRDARAFRGCARILAGRYRLDGLIGSGGAADVHRGFDLRLRRPVAVKIFRPGSGFDTEEAFRSEAVILARLQHPGLVTAFDAGHHDGEAFLVMQLIDGLTLKTRIAEGPLTCEDAAALGAALAEALAHAHEEGIVHRDVKPSNIILDSSGHPHLTDFGISRLLDATTRTATGALTGTAAYLAPEQVLGRPVGRPADIYALGLVLLESLTGRLEYDGGPLEAAIARLHRRPALPDFLPDGFAALLRDMTSLEEHVRPGAADCSRALTRLSGTSTADPAAASAARPVLSAVPSTAAHHADSTHRSLSPAVPAPRSPSTSTGLAAGTSRPASRQGRIRARGAAAALAALLAGGLVVTEGFSHHGATDEAAPSAPDPVAPSTPPESAAHNDDTPSASAPPPPPSPSPSASGRPGRSMSDSVRMHSARPPSDSQETATNRTYTHSTSEQAAANASGRAHSHGQKPGESRKHQKGKKAAAAK; the protein is encoded by the coding sequence GTGGGATTGCGCGAGGTGCGGGACGCCCGGGCATTTCGAGGCTGTGCCCGGATTCTGGCGGGCCGCTACCGCCTGGACGGGCTGATCGGTTCGGGTGGTGCGGCTGACGTTCACCGCGGGTTCGACCTGCGACTGCGGCGGCCGGTCGCCGTGAAGATCTTCCGCCCGGGCAGCGGCTTCGACACGGAGGAGGCTTTCCGCAGCGAGGCCGTGATCCTCGCCCGGTTGCAACATCCGGGCCTGGTGACCGCCTTCGACGCCGGACACCACGACGGCGAAGCCTTCCTGGTCATGCAGCTGATCGACGGACTCACCCTGAAAACCCGCATCGCCGAGGGCCCCCTGACATGCGAGGACGCAGCCGCCCTCGGCGCGGCATTGGCCGAAGCTCTGGCTCACGCCCATGAGGAGGGGATCGTCCACCGGGATGTCAAACCGTCCAACATCATCCTGGATTCCTCAGGCCATCCCCATCTGACGGACTTCGGCATCTCCCGGCTGCTCGATGCGACCACCCGCACCGCCACCGGCGCCCTGACCGGCACGGCGGCCTATCTCGCCCCCGAACAGGTGCTGGGCCGGCCCGTCGGCCGGCCTGCCGACATCTATGCCCTCGGCTTGGTCCTCCTCGAAAGCCTCACCGGTCGACTCGAATACGACGGTGGCCCGTTGGAGGCCGCGATAGCGCGCCTGCACCGCCGGCCGGCCCTCCCGGACTTCCTGCCCGACGGCTTCGCCGCCCTCCTTCGGGACATGACCAGCCTTGAGGAACACGTTCGTCCAGGGGCGGCCGACTGCTCCCGAGCCCTGACCCGTCTCTCCGGAACGAGCACAGCAGACCCCGCCGCCGCGTCCGCTGCCCGCCCCGTGCTGAGCGCCGTACCTTCCACGGCCGCGCATCACGCCGACAGCACCCACCGGAGCCTGTCGCCCGCCGTGCCGGCGCCCAGAAGCCCGAGCACCTCAACGGGCCTCGCCGCGGGGACCTCTCGGCCCGCCTCCCGACAGGGCCGCATCCGAGCGCGTGGGGCGGCGGCTGCACTGGCCGCCCTTCTCGCCGGCGGCCTGGTGGTCACCGAAGGCTTCTCACACCACGGCGCCACCGACGAAGCGGCCCCGTCCGCCCCCGATCCGGTCGCCCCCTCCACGCCTCCGGAATCGGCCGCTCACAACGATGACACGCCCTCCGCATCGGCGCCTCCGCCTCCGCCTTCGCCCAGCCCCTCGGCCTCCGGCCGGCCGGGCCGGTCGATGAGCGATTCCGTCCGCATGCACAGCGCTCGACCACCCTCTGACAGCCAAGAGACCGCAACCAACCGGACCTATACTCACAGCACTTCTGAGCAGGCCGCGGCGAACGCGAGCGGCAGAGCACATAGCCACGGACAGAAGCCGGGAGAATCTCGAAAGCACCAGAAGGGCAAGAAGGCAGCAGCTGCCAAGTAG
- a CDS encoding family 16 glycosylhydrolase has product MTEPLPAGSIPAPGLLPSMPVVFTADFTSTTQWVAGRSWAYPGGGPVNPGDDKLDHLVADPAYSRSGVFRAGRRQDGRWNTGLLTTEGSQEGFTVRAGDVLDTRVRLPEEIGAWPAIWTWLDGDQEIDVFEYHPDNPGLLEFTNHVRGTNRYHHDQEIRPGAWVDLRTVFGTRSVDWWLNGKPVFTDGRGVGRAWHAYLIVNLSVCAGRYHPAPQPRTTEMSYEVSHLLVRRAAPFGTPTGATSGAREQQDTPTP; this is encoded by the coding sequence ATGACCGAACCCTTACCGGCCGGCTCGATTCCGGCTCCCGGCCTCCTGCCATCCATGCCGGTCGTCTTCACCGCCGACTTCACCTCCACCACCCAATGGGTGGCCGGCCGTTCCTGGGCCTATCCCGGTGGGGGCCCGGTCAATCCAGGCGATGACAAGCTCGACCACCTGGTGGCCGACCCCGCGTACAGCCGCTCCGGCGTCTTCCGTGCCGGACGACGACAGGACGGCCGGTGGAACACCGGGCTGCTCACCACCGAGGGAAGCCAGGAAGGCTTCACCGTCCGTGCCGGGGATGTCCTGGACACCCGGGTACGTCTGCCGGAGGAGATCGGCGCCTGGCCTGCAATCTGGACGTGGCTCGACGGCGACCAGGAAATCGACGTCTTCGAGTATCACCCGGACAACCCCGGCCTCCTCGAATTCACCAATCACGTGCGGGGCACCAATCGCTACCACCACGATCAGGAAATCCGCCCTGGCGCATGGGTGGACCTGCGTACCGTCTTCGGCACCCGCTCCGTGGACTGGTGGCTCAACGGCAAACCGGTCTTCACCGACGGACGAGGTGTGGGCCGGGCCTGGCACGCGTACCTCATCGTCAACCTCTCCGTATGCGCCGGGCGCTATCACCCCGCACCACAACCGCGAACGACCGAGATGTCGTACGAGGTGAGTCACCTCCTCGTACGACGAGCCGCGCCGTTTGGCACCCCAACCGGTGCCACATCCGGAGCACGTGAACAGCAGGACACGCCGACACCGTGA
- a CDS encoding thiol-disulfide oxidoreductase DCC family protein: MRMRSVLIFDGDCGFCTTSVGVVQRLVRPRCEAVAWQHADLASLGVTAERARYEALWVTSNGRVYGGAQAVAKILLSAGGLWSVAGAILALPPVRWVAHGVYRLVADHRGRLPGGTAVCAVPGEKSHRA, translated from the coding sequence GTGCGGATGCGATCAGTGCTGATCTTCGACGGGGACTGCGGCTTCTGCACGACGTCGGTGGGCGTCGTCCAGCGTCTGGTGCGACCTCGGTGCGAGGCCGTGGCATGGCAGCACGCCGATCTCGCATCGCTCGGCGTCACTGCGGAGCGCGCCCGGTACGAGGCCCTGTGGGTGACATCCAATGGGCGGGTCTACGGCGGAGCGCAGGCCGTGGCGAAGATCCTGCTGAGCGCGGGCGGCCTGTGGTCGGTCGCCGGCGCGATCCTCGCTCTGCCGCCCGTGCGCTGGGTCGCTCACGGCGTCTACCGTCTCGTGGCCGACCATCGCGGGCGACTGCCTGGAGGAACGGCGGTGTGTGCGGTGCCAGGAGAGAAGAGCCACCGAGCGTAG
- a CDS encoding RICIN domain-containing protein, translating into MDRADDKDRGGVEPGHGMHTGAPDARLAELLRAETVSAYPALQELRARHHPHVLAYARLCSPNESMARQLAAQAFTLAARQAARGIDPGLPWRHRLLLLVARSAGTWAEDGRAAGLDAGLLLVLNTTGPSGVLPSMLTAFQSLPSRTQGLIWYGIVEQEPAERTAALLGLTREDVTYGTDPALQQLARACLRTRLAASEDPDCSDFGRLIEESVRPDNPRDSADLHAHTAHCPHCTTAYEELSALRDAPRTALAEGLLPWGGTAYAAGRREARGATAGRIPPGRAGSGRNPEERGGAPDRRRTVLVSAALGAALLPLVVFLNAQGGSPSQDPESAASAPVSVPPMAVAVTVTATVPAKSQSPSSSPSSPSPSRSSKAPTRSPSPTKTSPKPPPPSAHPPSGSFAQVVNVGSGLCLDVGGAFSDGADVITAPCSTSRTQRWRVDEGRKVLQSAADSDFCLDSRGATHRGVGIWSCDSVDGRNGRNLMFVVDEEGLIRPAIAFGTAVTPAGGAGDGLSLEPAHGGTGQRWRAGAA; encoded by the coding sequence ATGGATCGGGCCGACGACAAGGATCGTGGCGGTGTGGAGCCCGGTCACGGGATGCACACGGGCGCCCCCGATGCGCGGCTCGCCGAGCTGCTGCGCGCCGAAACGGTCTCGGCATACCCGGCGCTTCAGGAACTGCGCGCCCGCCATCATCCGCACGTCCTCGCCTACGCCCGGCTGTGCAGCCCCAACGAGTCCATGGCGAGGCAACTGGCCGCGCAGGCGTTCACGCTGGCCGCCCGTCAGGCCGCCCGTGGCATCGATCCCGGACTGCCCTGGCGCCACCGACTCCTCCTGCTGGTCGCCCGGTCGGCAGGGACCTGGGCCGAGGACGGGCGGGCGGCAGGTCTGGACGCGGGGCTGCTGCTTGTCCTGAACACGACCGGACCGTCCGGTGTGCTGCCCTCCATGCTCACGGCGTTCCAGTCCTTGCCTTCCCGCACTCAGGGCCTGATCTGGTACGGGATCGTGGAACAGGAGCCCGCGGAGCGGACGGCCGCTCTCCTGGGTCTGACCCGGGAGGACGTCACCTACGGAACGGACCCGGCGCTGCAGCAGCTGGCCCGTGCATGCCTGCGCACCCGCCTCGCGGCCTCCGAGGACCCGGACTGCTCCGACTTCGGCCGCCTCATCGAGGAGTCCGTACGACCGGACAACCCCCGCGACAGCGCCGATCTGCATGCCCACACGGCGCATTGCCCGCACTGCACGACGGCCTACGAGGAGCTGTCGGCGCTGCGGGACGCACCGCGCACGGCGCTGGCGGAGGGGCTGCTGCCATGGGGCGGCACGGCGTACGCGGCGGGCCGGCGGGAAGCCCGGGGCGCCACCGCGGGGCGGATCCCGCCCGGCCGCGCGGGATCCGGGCGCAATCCGGAGGAGCGGGGCGGGGCACCGGATCGCCGACGCACCGTGCTGGTGTCGGCGGCGCTCGGGGCCGCCCTGCTGCCGCTGGTGGTGTTTCTCAACGCGCAGGGCGGATCGCCGTCGCAGGACCCGGAGAGCGCGGCGAGCGCACCGGTGAGCGTGCCGCCGATGGCGGTCGCGGTGACGGTGACGGCCACCGTGCCGGCGAAGTCGCAGTCGCCCTCGTCATCGCCGTCTTCGCCCTCGCCGTCGCGGAGCTCGAAGGCTCCGACGAGAAGCCCGTCACCGACGAAGACGAGCCCGAAGCCCCCGCCCCCCTCCGCCCACCCGCCCTCAGGCTCGTTCGCGCAGGTCGTGAACGTCGGGTCGGGGCTGTGCCTGGACGTGGGCGGCGCCTTCTCCGACGGGGCCGATGTGATCACGGCTCCCTGCTCCACGTCGCGCACCCAACGCTGGCGCGTCGACGAAGGCCGCAAGGTGCTTCAGTCGGCCGCAGATTCCGACTTCTGCCTGGACAGTCGGGGAGCAACGCACCGGGGTGTCGGGATCTGGAGCTGCGACTCGGTGGACGGCCGCAACGGCCGGAACCTGATGTTCGTGGTGGACGAGGAAGGG